The Streptomyces sp. NBC_00670 genome window below encodes:
- a CDS encoding aspartate aminotransferase family protein, translating into MGNPIAVSSDSAKDLSKSAYDHLWMHFTRMSSYENAPVPTIVRGEGTYIYDDKGKRYLDGLAGLFVVQAGHGRTELAETAFKQAQELAFFPVWSYAHPKAVELAERLAHYAPGDLNKVFFTTGGGEAVETAWKLAKQYFKLTGKPTKYKVISRAVAYHGTPQGALSITGLPGLKAPFEPLVPGAHKVPNTNIYRAPLFGDDPEAFGRWAADQIEQQILFEGPDTVAAVFLEPVQNAGGCFPPPPGYFRRVREICDQYDVLLVSDEVICAFGRLGTMFACDKFDYVPDMITCAKGMTSGYSPIGACLVSDRLAEPFYKGDNTFLHGYTFGGHPVSAAVGLANLDLFEREGLNQHVLDNEGAFRATLEKLHDLPIVGDVRGNGFFYGIELVKDKATKETFDEEETERILYGFLSKALYDNGLYCRADDRGDPVVQLAPPLISDQSTFDEIEQILRGVLTEAWTKL; encoded by the coding sequence GTGGGGAACCCGATAGCCGTGAGCAGCGACAGCGCCAAGGACCTCAGCAAGTCCGCGTACGACCACCTGTGGATGCACTTCACCCGCATGTCCTCGTACGAGAACGCCCCCGTGCCGACGATCGTGCGCGGCGAGGGCACCTACATCTACGACGACAAGGGCAAGCGCTACCTCGACGGCCTCGCGGGCCTGTTCGTCGTCCAGGCGGGGCACGGCCGCACCGAACTCGCCGAGACCGCGTTCAAGCAGGCGCAGGAGCTGGCGTTCTTCCCGGTGTGGTCCTACGCCCACCCCAAGGCCGTCGAGCTGGCCGAACGCCTCGCGCACTACGCCCCGGGCGACCTGAACAAGGTCTTCTTCACCACCGGCGGCGGCGAGGCGGTGGAGACCGCCTGGAAGCTGGCCAAGCAGTACTTCAAGCTGACCGGCAAGCCCACCAAGTACAAGGTGATATCCCGTGCCGTGGCCTACCACGGCACCCCGCAGGGTGCCCTGTCCATCACCGGCCTGCCCGGCCTGAAGGCCCCCTTCGAGCCGCTCGTCCCGGGCGCGCACAAGGTGCCCAACACGAACATCTACCGTGCCCCGCTCTTCGGCGACGACCCCGAGGCGTTCGGCCGCTGGGCCGCCGACCAGATCGAGCAGCAGATCCTCTTCGAGGGCCCGGACACCGTCGCCGCCGTCTTCCTGGAGCCCGTGCAGAACGCCGGCGGCTGCTTCCCGCCGCCGCCCGGCTACTTCCGGCGGGTGCGCGAGATCTGCGACCAGTACGACGTGCTGCTCGTCTCCGACGAGGTCATCTGCGCCTTCGGCCGGCTCGGCACGATGTTCGCCTGCGACAAGTTCGACTACGTCCCGGACATGATCACCTGCGCCAAGGGCATGACCTCGGGCTACTCCCCCATCGGCGCCTGCCTCGTCTCCGACCGCCTGGCCGAGCCGTTCTACAAGGGCGACAACACCTTCCTGCACGGCTACACGTTCGGCGGCCACCCGGTCTCCGCGGCCGTCGGCCTGGCCAACCTCGACCTGTTCGAGCGCGAGGGCCTCAACCAGCACGTCCTGGACAACGAGGGCGCCTTCCGCGCCACCCTGGAGAAGCTGCACGACCTGCCGATCGTCGGCGACGTCCGCGGCAACGGCTTCTTCTACGGCATCGAACTGGTGAAGGACAAGGCCACCAAGGAGACCTTCGACGAGGAGGAGACCGAGCGGATCCTCTACGGCTTCCTCTCCAAGGCCCTGTACGACAACGGCCTGTACTGCCGCGCCGACGACCGCGGCGACCCGGTGGTCCAGCTCGCCCCGCCGCTGATCTCCGACCAGTCCACGTTCGACGAGATCGAACAGATACTGCGGGGCGTGCTGACGGAGGCGTGGACGAAGCTGTGA
- a CDS encoding Lrp/AsnC family transcriptional regulator yields MHSDPVASRSAEHKDSSREHRNGNGIPHLDAVSLAIVEQLQEDGRRPYAAIGKAVGLSEAAVRQRVQKLLDQGVMQIVAVTDPLTVGFRRQAMVGVNVEGDVESAADALAAMDECEYVVMTAGSFDLMVEIVCEDDDHLLEVINKRIRAVPGVRSTESFVYLKLKKQTYMWGTR; encoded by the coding sequence GTGCACAGTGACCCCGTGGCCAGTCGAAGCGCAGAGCACAAGGATTCCTCCCGGGAGCACCGGAACGGCAACGGCATCCCCCATCTGGACGCCGTCTCCCTCGCCATCGTCGAGCAGCTCCAGGAGGACGGCCGGCGGCCCTACGCCGCGATCGGCAAGGCGGTCGGCCTGTCGGAGGCGGCCGTGCGCCAGCGCGTGCAGAAGCTCCTCGACCAGGGTGTGATGCAGATCGTCGCCGTGACGGACCCGCTCACGGTGGGGTTCCGCCGGCAGGCGATGGTCGGCGTCAACGTGGAGGGGGACGTGGAGTCCGCCGCCGATGCCCTGGCGGCCATGGACGAGTGCGAGTACGTCGTGATGACCGCCGGGTCCTTCGATCTGATGGTGGAGATCGTCTGCGAGGACGACGACCACCTCCTGGAGGTCATCAACAAACGCATCCGGGCCGTCCCCGGCGTGCGCTCCACCGAGAGTTTCGTCTACCTCAAGCTCAAGAAGCAGACCTACATGTGGGGAACCCGATAG